One Lachancea thermotolerans CBS 6340 chromosome B complete sequence genomic window, AGCAAACCAAAAATCAGGGTCGCCACAATCGCGTAAAGAGGCCGGCCCTTCCTATCAACGTAGGTGAACACCTTTGGCAGGTTGCCGATCTGGGCCATGGATGCCATGCAACGGGAACAGGCGTAGACAGCACTGTTGGCCACAGACAGGACAGCTATCAGGATGATGGCGTTCATGAGGGATGGTAGGCCCTTGATTCCACCGTTCTCAATGGCAATGACAAGGGGAGAAGCGGCAACGTCGACGGAGCTGGAGCCGTTGAGAAGTCTTGGGTCGTCAGAGGAAACGAGACACCCAACGAGGGTCAAGACCACGATGTAGCAGACTGTGATGAGCCAGAAGGTTCTCTTGCAGGCCTTGGGCAGAGTAATTCTGGGGTTCACGGACTCCGCGGCAGAGACGGCAATCAGCTCGGTACCAGAGTAAGAAAAGGCGGCAGTCACGAAGACGGAGCACAAGCCGTGAAACCTGTCGCCTGCAGTGTGGCCCACAAAGGCGCCGGGGTTGGACCAGTACTTCCCGCCGATGTAGCCGCCCTTCGGCCCGCCACCGCAGGTGAGCACGATACCCAGGATCGTGAAGCCGATGATGGCCAGGATCTTGACCATGGAGAGCACGAACTCGGTCTCACCGAAAGACTTGACGTCGAGCAGGTTAGCCAACAGGATGATGGTGTAGAAGATAGCGACCCAGGCGTCCGAGTTGATAGTGTGGTTCCAGTAGCGGATCGTGAGCGAGGCCGCGACGAGCTCCAGCGGCAGCAGGACGGCCCACTGGGCCAGGTAGTTGAGGTTGACGGCGAAGCCGAACGAGGGCTCGACAAAGCGCGAGATGTAGACGTTGAAGCCGCCGACGACGGGGAACGTGGACGAGAGCTCGCCCAGCGCGTTGACGATTGTGAACAGACACGTGCTGATGATCACCCAGTCGATGACCAGCGAGCCCGGCCCGCCGGTCGTCAGCGCGGCCCCCGAGTTCACGAACAGGCCGGTACCGATGGCACCGCCCACCGCGAGCGTCAGCAAGTGCCGCACGGACAGGTCTTTGTTGTAGCGCGCATCCTGGTCCTCGACCTCCTGCGACGTACTGTCGAGGTTCTCGAGCGCCTTAGTCTCGCTGCCGGACATGAGGTCTTTCTGCTTCGAGTCTGCGCGGTCATCGGCGCTGTCGTAGCGCGATCGCGCGCTGCGGAGCCGTGAGGGCTGCGTTTCAGCAGGCTTGAAGCTGTCAATCATCCTCTGCCACGTCGAGCGCGATTCTGCCATGGCGTGTAGGGATGGGATACTGGATGGTATAGGGGCAATAGGAAAGAGTCTTCCTCAGAATCGACAAGCTGGCGATGCTCCAGCTGCGCGCATCGAGAGTTTTATGTTTGAatgctttcttgttctgTCTGCTCTGGCGAGCTGCAGTGCGTCACATCTCGAGCTACTACTGGCAGAGCACGAGTCAACTAGCCGGTTGTGGAACTTGGCGTACGTGATTCTGCGTTGGAGCCGTGCGTTTCTGCGCGACCAGCGCAGCTCTGTATGTCCTGCGTGGCGGTCTGCTGACTTTAAGGCATTTTTCATGAACAGTACGGCGCGAAGCTTgcggcgatgagcttgcgGCGATGGCCCGACGAGAAGGAAAGGAAAGTTGGTCCGCAGTACGCTGAACTTGGAGCTTGGGAGCGATATCACAGGCGGGGGTTTTTAAAATTGAAGGTTTGTGTGGCGCGCAGTTGtgcgcggcgcggcgcTGGAACACGGCGGGAACGCCGCGGGTCTGTAAGCACGGGGACAGCAAGGCTTCTTCTCAGCGGGCTCGAAGAAGCGCCCTTCTGGCGGGTCTCGCAGGGCAGCTTGCCTAGCCGCCCAGCGGCGCGCGTGTGGCGGGAAGGGAGGGATCGGCGGTTGGCGAGCGCCTTTTTGGCGCCAGCCGATGCACGTGAGTAGCACGTGACCCAGGGTTGTGAACCACGTGTATGTCACGCGATGGAGCCACGCGAACCGGCAGAAGCCCCGGGGCCCGGGTCGACACCAACAGGCTGCATTAAGCGCCGGAGCCCCAGCTGAATCCTAGTAGCGGCGGTTCACGCTCCTGCGTCCCAGACTTTGCGCTTAATTATGGCCATAAGTACACCTGAGCCGTCCTACCCTTTCA contains:
- the HIP1 gene encoding histidine permease (similar to uniprot|P06775 Saccharomyces cerevisiae YGR191W HIP1 High-affinity histidine permease also involved in the transport of manganese ions), with amino-acid sequence MAESRSTWQRMIDSFKPAETQPSRLRSARSRYDSADDRADSKQKDLMSGSETKALENLDSTSQEVEDQDARYNKDLSVRHLLTLAVGGAIGTGLFVNSGAALTTGGPGSLVIDWVIISTCLFTIVNALGELSSTFPVVGGFNVYISRFVEPSFGFAVNLNYLAQWAVLLPLELVAASLTIRYWNHTINSDAWVAIFYTIILLANLLDVKSFGETEFVLSMVKILAIIGFTILGIVLTCGGGPKGGYIGGKYWSNPGAFVGHTAGDRFHGLCSVFVTAAFSYSGTELIAVSAAESVNPRITLPKACKRTFWLITVCYIVVLTLVGCLVSSDDPRLLNGSSSVDVAASPLVIAIENGGIKGLPSLMNAIILIAVLSVANSAVYACSRCMASMAQIGNLPKVFTYVDRKGRPLYAIVATLIFGLLSFIAASDKQEEVFTWLSALSGLSTLFCWFAINVSHIRFRRTMKERGRTLDELPFVSMTGVWGSYYGCIVIFIVLVVCFWTSLFPGGGEGANAESFFETYLSFPILLACYFGHKLYTRSWRLLTPTKEIDLDSGRRAVDLELMKDEKRIEEQAMRQKSLFARFIHLWC